One region of Gammaproteobacteria bacterium genomic DNA includes:
- a CDS encoding bifunctional metallophosphatase/5'-nucleotidase → MSFIRKPIVVAMAMVLGSILPSAYVAASDDDHESSYSTYSKEITLIHMGDLHGHTTPRPNLRSDGDGRMEGGLARMYTKIKRIRENNSRTLLINTGDTTQGSGEALYTRGKALVDVVDMFNVQAFAAGNWEFVYGPDRFKEFFGNGTGKDGKGNRWGALASNLYNTITDVDSNGNIIGATSANFTSGLIPATLPRVHTVAQYDDWSNWYLNNGTRILPAYSVKDVDGVKVGIIGCTTRRGPQVVGSWVVDGIEFTDCQKEVEYYTPILRDPNGHNVDLLVLITEIEVGVNIQMVRTSAALDGANHIDVILNSDMHEETREPIRIKNKSGTAETLLIEEGQDGTMLGELKLTIRNKKVVDSSFRGHRIHDGIEENEDVARKVKNVRYIFTKGFDSTIPCNESSPYYNTFSGTCLTGSLDEVVGSTEVGLHRSNYSDENMPAVLEGTSHDFIADAIRWWAQSDLATVRGFRYGTHVKPGPITRNDLYHFIPIGARIGKASRIHVGQLRNQVDNSSQAVFSSDPGSTLVEAAPKNNNGWAGGWLFAYSADNFSVKFDPYHYRTANVDSRARELTVAVPCDRLPAAEQAGCTDKAVTQITNGTNGAWMANWGANLPAPLTTYALQTDPVPAGKLPWNFKSGTASKQNQLPALSVAGYWYERSPLKLNNCPNCNPAGLSNDDNSAEAPYILPVNVNDDGTPALDASGKPVLLYDADGNILREADNRPKVAGKAIELVTVIEKYLAANGPANPVQNRITLVDGASLPGRDVFGFPVMQPLCGTIPALNPTTGVVEAAPTVCPNQ, encoded by the coding sequence ATGAGTTTTATACGAAAACCGATTGTTGTCGCGATGGCAATGGTGCTTGGTAGTATTCTGCCATCTGCATACGTCGCCGCCAGTGATGACGACCATGAGAGCAGCTATAGCACTTATAGCAAGGAAATCACCTTGATCCATATGGGCGACCTTCATGGACATACCACACCACGCCCTAACCTGCGTAGCGATGGTGATGGCCGTATGGAAGGTGGTCTGGCACGTATGTATACCAAGATCAAACGTATTCGTGAAAATAATTCACGCACACTGTTGATCAATACTGGCGACACCACACAAGGTTCTGGTGAAGCACTTTACACCCGCGGTAAGGCACTCGTCGACGTGGTCGACATGTTTAACGTACAAGCCTTTGCTGCTGGAAACTGGGAATTTGTATACGGACCAGATCGTTTCAAAGAATTCTTTGGCAACGGAACCGGTAAAGACGGCAAGGGCAATCGCTGGGGTGCTTTGGCGAGTAACCTTTACAATACCATTACCGACGTCGATAGCAATGGCAACATCATAGGCGCAACCAGCGCAAACTTCACCTCTGGTCTGATTCCAGCCACACTGCCTCGCGTACACACCGTTGCCCAATATGATGATTGGTCAAACTGGTATTTGAATAACGGTACACGCATTTTACCTGCATACTCTGTTAAAGACGTAGACGGTGTAAAAGTCGGTATCATCGGCTGTACTACACGCCGTGGTCCTCAAGTGGTTGGTAGCTGGGTAGTCGACGGTATTGAATTCACTGACTGTCAAAAAGAAGTGGAATACTATACACCGATCCTACGCGATCCAAACGGCCACAATGTTGATTTGCTGGTATTGATCACCGAGATCGAAGTCGGCGTAAACATCCAGATGGTGCGCACTTCTGCGGCACTTGATGGCGCTAACCACATCGACGTTATCCTGAACTCAGATATGCACGAAGAAACTCGTGAGCCTATCCGTATCAAGAACAAGAGCGGCACTGCTGAAACCTTGTTGATTGAAGAAGGTCAGGACGGCACCATGTTGGGCGAGCTGAAGCTGACGATTCGTAACAAGAAAGTCGTTGACTCTTCTTTCCGTGGTCACCGCATTCATGACGGTATCGAGGAAAACGAAGACGTTGCTCGCAAAGTTAAGAACGTGCGCTACATCTTCACCAAGGGCTTCGACAGCACCATTCCTTGTAACGAAAGCAGCCCATACTACAACACATTCAGCGGTACTTGCTTGACCGGTTCACTCGACGAAGTTGTAGGTTCAACTGAAGTCGGTCTACACCGTAGCAACTATTCCGATGAAAACATGCCTGCCGTACTTGAAGGTACATCGCATGACTTCATCGCTGATGCGATTCGCTGGTGGGCGCAGTCTGACCTGGCAACCGTACGTGGTTTCCGTTATGGAACACATGTAAAACCAGGTCCGATTACTCGTAACGACTTGTATCACTTCATTCCCATCGGTGCACGCATCGGTAAGGCCAGCCGTATTCACGTTGGTCAGTTGCGTAACCAGGTAGACAACTCTTCACAAGCCGTCTTTAGCTCGGACCCAGGTAGCACACTGGTTGAAGCCGCGCCTAAGAACAACAACGGTTGGGCCGGTGGTTGGTTGTTTGCTTACAGTGCTGACAACTTCAGCGTGAAGTTCGACCCATACCACTACCGTACTGCTAACGTTGATTCACGTGCGCGTGAACTGACTGTAGCCGTTCCTTGTGACCGTCTACCAGCCGCTGAACAAGCTGGCTGTACGGATAAAGCGGTAACGCAAATCACCAATGGAACAAATGGCGCGTGGATGGCAAACTGGGGTGCAAATCTTCCAGCACCTTTGACAACATACGCACTGCAAACAGATCCAGTTCCAGCCGGTAAATTACCTTGGAACTTTAAGTCTGGTACTGCTAGCAAACAAAACCAGTTACCTGCACTTTCTGTTGCTGGTTACTGGTATGAGCGCAGCCCGTTGAAATTGAATAACTGTCCAAACTGTAATCCAGCTGGTTTGTCGAACGACGACAATAGCGCTGAAGCACCTTACATTTTGCCAGTTAACGTAAACGACGACGGCACACCTGCTCTGGATGCCAGTGGCAAGCCAGTTCTGCTTTACGATGCGGATGGCAACATCTTACGTGAAGCCGACAACCGTCCAAAGGTTGCAGGTAAAGCAATCGAGTTGGTTACTGTAATCGAGAAGTATTTGGCGGCAAATGGTCCGGCCAATCCAGTTCAAAACCGCATTACCTTGGTTGATGGTGCAAGCCTGCCAGGTCGTGACGTGTTTGGATTCCCTGTAATGCAGCCACTGTGTGGTACCATTCCAGCGCTGAATCCTACTACTGGCGTAGTCGAAGCAGCACCAACAGTTTGTCCTAATCAATAA
- a CDS encoding GGDEF domain-containing protein: MSLTQLDLELIPLPALQLNSKLEIVGSNLLFVHTFDQDSSQVRPLVDFLDLQSYEQLIAGIQESPSESSAPLNLCLTSSDISHSVEVSWKRIGDMTNSAYLLVLNCVDKYVDEIEKLRFYATRDSLTGSLNRWAFFSRFDEEFKKADRYDLPLSVVIFDVDLFKRINDTYGHPVGDALLIHIVKTARDSLRNSDILARIGGDEFAILMPHTGYVQAGEVAERLLHNINHSVMAYDEHRITPKISLGVASTKGAQHTVQTLMAQCDRALYQAKRKSHGRIDAISDVA; the protein is encoded by the coding sequence ATGTCACTTACACAATTGGATCTTGAATTGATTCCGTTGCCTGCTTTGCAACTAAACAGCAAGTTAGAGATTGTCGGTTCGAATCTTCTTTTTGTTCACACGTTCGATCAGGATAGTTCTCAAGTTCGGCCACTTGTAGATTTTCTGGATCTTCAGTCATACGAACAACTCATCGCCGGAATTCAAGAATCACCTTCAGAATCGTCTGCGCCACTTAATTTGTGCCTCACAAGTTCTGATATTTCTCACTCTGTCGAAGTAAGCTGGAAGCGGATAGGGGACATGACCAATAGTGCCTATCTCCTGGTACTCAATTGCGTCGATAAATATGTCGATGAAATCGAAAAGCTTCGCTTCTACGCGACGCGAGATTCCCTGACGGGTAGTTTGAATCGCTGGGCATTTTTTTCGCGCTTTGATGAGGAGTTTAAAAAGGCGGACCGTTATGACTTACCTTTGTCAGTCGTGATTTTTGATGTGGATTTGTTCAAGCGGATAAACGATACCTATGGTCATCCGGTGGGTGATGCTTTGTTGATACACATAGTCAAAACCGCGAGAGACAGTCTACGTAACAGCGATATACTCGCGCGTATTGGTGGCGACGAATTCGCCATTTTGATGCCGCACACCGGATATGTTCAGGCTGGGGAGGTTGCTGAACGACTATTGCACAATATCAATCACTCGGTCATGGCTTACGACGAGCACCGCATTACCCCAAAAATCAGTCTTGGCGTAGCCTCAACAAAAGGGGCTCAACATACTGTTCAAACCCTGATGGCGCAATGTGATCGTGCCTTGTACCAGGCCAAACGCAAATCGCATGGGCGAATAGATGCCATAAGCGATGTTGCATAG
- a CDS encoding metal ABC transporter permease yields MEYWLLLPAFTMMALMALTHSYLGIHILARGIIFADLALAQIAALGASIAFLMGEDAHGSSAGFYAFAATFVAAALFSQLRRIEDNTTREVAIGVAYVVSTALSVVILSRSSQGMEELKSIFNGNILWVSWDDIGVVAATYALVSIIHIVYRRAFSQLSFGDASRKPNYLWEFFFFLSFAVVITVAVRIAGVLLVFAFLIIPAFSASLVKPNYRTRLWIAFLMGLAGALMGLYVAFVLDLPVGATVVSLLGLLPLLALVLRIFIRGNNVHRQ; encoded by the coding sequence ATGGAATATTGGCTGCTATTACCCGCGTTTACCATGATGGCGCTTATGGCGCTCACACATTCCTATCTGGGCATACACATACTCGCTCGGGGCATTATTTTTGCCGATCTTGCCCTGGCGCAAATCGCGGCCCTGGGAGCCAGTATCGCTTTTTTAATGGGCGAGGACGCTCACGGAAGCTCGGCTGGGTTTTATGCGTTTGCCGCTACTTTTGTCGCCGCGGCGCTCTTTTCTCAGCTTCGTCGTATTGAAGACAACACGACACGAGAAGTAGCAATAGGTGTCGCCTACGTTGTTTCGACAGCACTCTCTGTGGTGATACTTAGTCGTTCCTCGCAGGGAATGGAGGAACTCAAATCTATCTTCAATGGCAATATATTGTGGGTGAGTTGGGACGATATCGGTGTAGTTGCGGCGACATATGCGCTGGTCAGCATAATACATATCGTTTATCGACGCGCTTTTTCTCAACTGTCCTTCGGTGACGCATCGCGGAAGCCTAATTATCTGTGGGAGTTTTTCTTCTTTCTTTCATTCGCCGTCGTAATCACTGTTGCGGTGCGTATCGCTGGTGTGTTGCTGGTGTTTGCTTTCCTGATTATTCCGGCGTTCAGCGCGTCATTGGTTAAGCCAAACTACCGAACTCGCTTATGGATAGCTTTTCTAATGGGACTCGCAGGCGCGCTTATGGGACTCTATGTTGCGTTTGTCTTGGATTTGCCCGTAGGTGCAACCGTGGTTTCCCTATTGGGATTGTTGCCATTGCTGGCACTTGTGCTGCGTATCTTTATACGGGGAAACAACGTACACCGGCAATAA
- a CDS encoding zinc ribbon domain-containing protein YjdM, with protein sequence MSELPSCPSCSSVYTYEDGNMLVCPECGHEWKIGDEAQQVEGLAIKDSNGNLLSDGDTVSVIKDLKVKGSSLVVKVGTKVKNIRLVEGDHNIDCKIDGIGPMKLKSEFVKKV encoded by the coding sequence ATGAGTGAGTTACCCAGTTGTCCAAGTTGTAGTTCTGTTTATACCTACGAAGACGGAAATATGTTGGTCTGCCCGGAGTGTGGTCATGAGTGGAAGATCGGCGATGAGGCTCAGCAAGTCGAAGGACTTGCCATTAAGGACTCCAATGGCAATCTATTGAGTGATGGTGACACGGTTAGCGTAATTAAGGACTTGAAGGTGAAGGGTAGTTCCTTAGTCGTTAAGGTCGGCACCAAGGTCAAAAATATCAGGCTGGTGGAGGGCGATCATAACATCGATTGCAAGATAGACGGCATTGGACCAATGAAACTCAAATCGGAGTTTGTTAAAAAAGTGTAG
- a CDS encoding metal ABC transporter substrate-binding protein, whose product MMRFIQIVITTLSLLTSGIVSAQLNVVTTTQDLAALAQAVGGSHIHAEALTMGTRDPHFAEARPSMIRVVHGADVLVVVGADLEIGWLPAVLRSARNAKVQTGGEGFLDLSEHVALLGKASGPVDRSLGDVHVQGNPHYWLDPQNGLVMARTIADKLIEMDKTHRVDYEANFASFEKTLQTKIKQWHDALSILKGKKIIVYHNSLLYLAKTFGFEIVAEIEPKPGISPSAAHLAKLVSTIKSQDIDLLLMEPYYERRSAEFLQRNTGIQVYVIPQSVGSTSKVTNYIELFDEIVFALRGVK is encoded by the coding sequence ATGATGCGCTTTATTCAAATAGTGATTACGACTTTGTCGCTGCTAACATCGGGCATTGTGAGTGCGCAGCTCAATGTGGTGACAACAACGCAAGACCTGGCGGCTCTGGCGCAAGCGGTGGGTGGTTCACACATCCACGCAGAGGCGTTGACTATGGGTACGCGAGACCCACACTTTGCCGAGGCAAGGCCGAGTATGATACGCGTCGTACATGGGGCTGATGTGTTAGTTGTTGTCGGCGCTGACCTGGAAATTGGATGGCTGCCAGCAGTTTTACGTTCTGCGCGCAATGCAAAGGTACAAACAGGTGGCGAAGGCTTTCTTGATTTGTCTGAGCATGTGGCGTTGTTAGGCAAGGCCTCTGGCCCAGTTGATCGAAGTCTGGGAGATGTACATGTACAGGGCAATCCCCATTACTGGCTGGACCCGCAAAATGGTTTGGTCATGGCCCGAACGATTGCCGACAAACTCATTGAAATGGATAAAACTCATCGCGTAGATTACGAAGCAAATTTTGCCAGTTTCGAAAAGACTTTACAGACAAAAATAAAACAGTGGCATGACGCGCTTTCGATTCTAAAAGGCAAGAAGATTATTGTGTATCACAATTCTCTTTTGTATCTGGCCAAAACCTTTGGCTTTGAGATCGTCGCCGAGATCGAACCAAAACCGGGCATATCGCCAAGTGCCGCTCATTTGGCCAAGTTGGTGTCGACAATTAAAAGCCAGGATATCGATTTATTACTCATGGAACCATATTACGAAAGACGTTCCGCAGAATTTCTACAACGAAATACCGGTATACAGGTGTACGTCATACCGCAATCAGTAGGATCGACCAGTAAAGTCACTAACTATATTGAACTCTTCGACGAAATTGTGTTTGCTTTACGCGGAGTCAAGTAA
- a CDS encoding DsrE family protein, which produces MHITVLLAICIVTFNALLNPTLASDSASWGTAKGVDYRYAPQKVLYDLTTGDAEHLKNIMDRVGLLYKLYDSDPFESSIVVIIHGDSIPFFSIANTQNYELMKRAYNFTLGSTIEFRMCQAAAKVRGYEPRDIHGFVKMVPMADAEIVKLQKEGYAYMQ; this is translated from the coding sequence TTGCACATTACTGTATTATTGGCGATATGTATTGTGACATTTAATGCCTTATTGAACCCCACGCTTGCCAGCGATTCTGCGTCTTGGGGAACGGCAAAAGGTGTGGATTATCGTTACGCACCACAAAAGGTGTTATACGATCTCACCACCGGCGATGCAGAACATCTCAAAAATATTATGGATAGAGTGGGACTATTGTATAAATTGTATGATTCAGATCCATTTGAAAGTTCGATCGTTGTAATCATTCATGGGGACAGCATACCTTTCTTCAGTATAGCCAACACGCAGAATTATGAATTGATGAAAAGAGCCTATAATTTTACGTTAGGCTCGACGATTGAATTTCGCATGTGTCAGGCAGCCGCGAAGGTCAGGGGTTACGAGCCGCGTGATATCCATGGGTTCGTAAAGATGGTGCCGATGGCGGATGCAGAAATTGTAAAACTGCAAAAGGAAGGTTATGCCTATATGCAATAG
- a CDS encoding VOC family protein: MDMPVTRGVHHIGLTVSKLEESARFFTTILAWKEVRRREDYPAIFVSDGHIMLTLWATKEEPFIAFDKNRNVGLHHVALAVADETGLNKTYERLKEHHVEIEFSPELLGAGPAKHMMCYDPSGIRVEFIWPGN; encoded by the coding sequence ATGGATATGCCAGTCACTCGCGGTGTTCATCATATCGGTCTAACAGTCTCAAAACTGGAAGAAAGTGCACGGTTTTTCACCACTATACTTGCTTGGAAGGAAGTACGTAGGCGCGAAGATTATCCTGCGATATTTGTTAGTGACGGGCATATTATGCTCACGCTGTGGGCAACGAAAGAAGAGCCTTTTATAGCGTTCGATAAGAACAGAAATGTTGGATTGCATCATGTTGCGCTCGCGGTCGCCGACGAGACTGGGCTCAACAAAACATACGAGCGATTAAAAGAACATCATGTTGAGATTGAGTTCTCTCCGGAGTTATTAGGGGCCGGGCCTGCCAAGCATATGATGTGTTATGACCCGAGTGGCATTCGTGTGGAATTTATTTGGCCTGGTAACTAG
- a CDS encoding DUF4389 domain-containing protein — translation MNDEIKEHLENSTTWSRGFHMLLFGFIYWIAKFVIFGVVVINFGFAVVTGAPNVSLTAFGQQLSLYVYQILRFLTFNSEYKPFPFDNWDSEPEV, via the coding sequence ATGAATGACGAAATCAAAGAACACCTGGAAAATTCCACCACCTGGTCACGCGGATTTCATATGTTGCTATTTGGCTTTATCTACTGGATTGCTAAGTTTGTCATATTCGGCGTAGTGGTTATTAATTTCGGCTTTGCAGTCGTGACAGGTGCGCCTAATGTTTCATTAACGGCGTTCGGCCAGCAATTGTCCCTTTATGTCTATCAGATACTTCGTTTTCTCACCTTTAACTCTGAATATAAACCCTTCCCATTCGACAATTGGGATAGCGAACCAGAAGTGTAA
- a CDS encoding FG-GAP-like repeat-containing protein, which yields MKNRIFGSLGGALMLLACSWSGMSYAVPGGDDMTGVLDKTGIVRLNTLDNSGSGGGRCTGTILYSSASENQTWIVTAAHCFSNHDDLYYVHSHFTDPRAWVNYNGTTTQTLDSRVFVHPDWLSNGGHTSWFGPADIAFVRIQDYLPVNDASGNPIAQYERAIYVGDPLEVADNTASSPDRTNSLCGYGVTSRLTCGFTDWMKYYNNFREEFFHIPRSTFDGVWGFEGGDSGGPFLKFAPGMTNSSFGISSRTQALARHGVVMAVLQGPLVYTASWQIDLWGQTDPGDAIGARLGNARTWLTTIPGANVIPRLTSWTTENLTENCDGCVNKSTRLFEGTDWRIESGWCSHSGASLFRGDFNGDGKTDLLCHDTNGTKWIDFADALGQFNGTDWSRAANWCGGTTAKLIIGDYNGDGRDDMLCHSSAGNKYIDYANNSGQFLGTDWSRTTNWCSHGSAELLVGDVNGDHRADLICHDTASGYKWIDYADTYGRFYGTNWERDAHWCSHTGAQIRMGDFNGDGRTDMLCHDTAGNKWVDLADNYGRFNGSNWSANTGFCAGSGNTLLVGDFNNDYRDDLLCHESSGNKSVDFGDSAGRLSGADWARVTNWCSHSGAKVHTGDFNGDGKDDMLCHDSIGRQWVDYAR from the coding sequence ATGAAAAATCGCATATTTGGTAGTCTTGGAGGCGCTTTAATGCTCCTGGCCTGCTCCTGGTCAGGGATGAGTTACGCGGTTCCTGGTGGAGATGATATGACCGGCGTATTGGATAAAACCGGCATAGTTCGACTGAATACTCTTGATAACTCCGGGTCAGGTGGCGGTCGATGTACCGGGACTATTTTGTACTCCTCTGCTTCAGAGAATCAAACCTGGATTGTCACAGCTGCCCACTGTTTTAGTAATCATGACGATTTGTATTATGTACACAGCCATTTTACCGACCCAAGAGCATGGGTAAATTACAATGGAACTACAACACAAACCCTGGACTCCAGAGTTTTTGTCCATCCAGATTGGCTCAGTAATGGCGGGCATACCTCGTGGTTTGGACCGGCGGACATCGCCTTTGTCCGAATTCAGGATTACCTCCCGGTAAATGATGCAAGCGGAAACCCGATTGCGCAATATGAACGGGCGATTTATGTCGGCGATCCGTTGGAAGTTGCGGACAATACGGCATCTTCTCCAGACAGAACCAACTCACTATGCGGTTATGGCGTAACAAGCAGACTGACCTGCGGTTTCACGGACTGGATGAAGTACTACAACAATTTTCGTGAAGAGTTTTTTCACATACCACGTTCGACCTTTGATGGTGTTTGGGGATTTGAAGGCGGAGACAGTGGCGGTCCGTTTCTAAAGTTTGCACCGGGAATGACAAATTCGTCTTTTGGAATTTCCTCAAGAACACAGGCACTGGCGCGCCACGGTGTGGTTATGGCGGTATTGCAGGGGCCGCTCGTTTATACGGCGAGTTGGCAAATCGATCTTTGGGGTCAAACTGACCCAGGCGATGCCATCGGTGCCCGTCTTGGCAACGCACGTACATGGCTGACAACCATTCCTGGTGCAAACGTCATCCCAAGGCTCACAAGTTGGACGACAGAGAACCTGACTGAAAATTGTGACGGCTGTGTAAACAAGTCTACACGCTTGTTTGAAGGCACAGACTGGCGAATAGAATCAGGTTGGTGTAGCCATAGTGGCGCTAGCCTCTTTCGCGGCGACTTTAACGGCGACGGAAAAACCGACCTACTGTGTCACGATACGAATGGAACCAAGTGGATAGACTTTGCCGACGCATTGGGTCAATTCAATGGCACAGATTGGTCTCGGGCAGCTAACTGGTGTGGAGGCACAACTGCGAAGCTCATTATCGGCGACTACAATGGTGATGGACGGGATGACATGTTGTGTCACTCAAGTGCCGGTAATAAGTACATCGACTATGCAAACAACAGTGGTCAATTTTTAGGTACAGATTGGTCACGGACCACAAACTGGTGTTCACACGGTAGCGCTGAATTGCTCGTTGGCGACGTCAATGGTGATCACCGTGCCGATTTGATTTGTCATGACACTGCAAGTGGCTATAAGTGGATTGATTATGCGGATACTTATGGACGTTTTTACGGTACAAATTGGGAACGCGATGCACACTGGTGCAGCCACACGGGCGCGCAGATACGCATGGGCGATTTCAACGGCGATGGCCGAACCGATATGCTTTGTCACGACACCGCTGGAAATAAGTGGGTTGACCTTGCCGATAATTACGGACGCTTCAATGGTAGCAACTGGAGTGCAAACACAGGTTTTTGCGCGGGGAGTGGTAACACATTGTTGGTGGGCGATTTCAATAATGACTATCGCGACGACCTACTCTGCCACGAAAGTTCTGGCAATAAATCGGTAGACTTTGGCGACAGTGCTGGTCGATTGAGCGGCGCTGATTGGGCTCGTGTAACCAATTGGTGCAGTCACTCAGGCGCAAAAGTCCACACCGGCGATTTCAATGGTGACGGCAAAGACGATATGTTGTGTCATGATTCGATTGGACGGCAGTGGGTGGATTACGCGCGTTAG
- a CDS encoding MgtC/SapB family protein, with amino-acid sequence MQALFDIDPFNWPAIVTALLCGTIIGLERQLRGKPVGIRTSALIVLGTYVFVKSASTLVGNVDAGRVIGQVITGIGFLGAGVMLAREGIVVGVTSASAIWALASIGVTIGLGYHLTAIKLSFVVIFILLGVDLLEDYSAAFTRGVHAKIRDWRGRGIQPRQE; translated from the coding sequence ATGCAGGCATTATTTGACATAGACCCCTTCAACTGGCCGGCCATTGTAACGGCTTTACTCTGCGGCACCATTATTGGGTTGGAACGACAACTGCGCGGCAAACCGGTTGGGATACGCACATCAGCACTAATCGTACTGGGAACCTATGTCTTTGTGAAATCTGCGTCCACCTTGGTGGGTAATGTTGACGCAGGCAGGGTTATCGGCCAGGTCATTACCGGCATTGGATTCCTCGGTGCAGGTGTGATGCTAGCACGAGAAGGAATCGTCGTTGGTGTTACCTCTGCATCCGCCATCTGGGCGCTTGCGTCCATCGGTGTGACTATTGGCCTGGGCTATCATCTCACCGCAATAAAACTCTCCTTCGTAGTCATTTTTATCTTACTCGGCGTCGACTTACTCGAAGACTATTCCGCCGCATTCACCCGTGGCGTACACGCTAAAATACGCGACTGGCGAGGGCGCGGAATACAACCGCGGCAAGAGTAA
- a CDS encoding cupin domain-containing protein: protein MMITKKPISAREVSGSDRSVYPEPFASMMKGRFKRKLGEFFGLQNFGVNLTELAPGGISALKHYHLTQDEFIYIVSGCPTLLLDDKEFSMSPGDCFGVRAGEKCGAQLKNGSNEAVVYLEVGDRTAGDIVEYPDDDLKAFDTESGWVFTHKNGDKY from the coding sequence ATGATGATTACTAAAAAACCAATTAGCGCGAGAGAAGTATCAGGCTCAGACCGGTCTGTTTATCCAGAACCTTTCGCTTCAATGATGAAAGGTCGCTTCAAAAGAAAATTGGGAGAATTTTTTGGTCTCCAAAACTTTGGTGTAAATCTAACAGAATTGGCGCCTGGGGGTATTTCCGCGTTGAAGCATTATCATTTAACGCAAGACGAATTCATTTATATTGTTTCTGGATGTCCAACCCTTTTATTGGACGACAAAGAATTTTCAATGTCGCCTGGGGACTGCTTTGGCGTTCGAGCAGGCGAAAAATGCGGAGCCCAATTGAAAAATGGATCCAATGAGGCTGTTGTATATCTGGAAGTTGGTGATCGTACGGCAGGGGATATCGTTGAATATCCCGACGATGACTTAAAAGCATTTGATACCGAGTCTGGCTGGGTATTTACGCATAAGAACGGTGATAAGTATTGA